The Spirochaetota bacterium genome contains a region encoding:
- a CDS encoding zinc-binding dehydrogenase — translation MKSAKIVSPRKIEVTEDNIPAVGDDMVLVRLQKAALCGSDLPYFGNSFNPASYPFPAGYPGHECMGVVEESKNGLYRPGDRVMYYPPRLDAFKEYHVTGPGRLQKLPAHGDTNMLLMTQVLGAVSHCVFRLDSPYNKNVVVVGLGPVGLLFVSLIKNLSPRSLIAVDILDYRLDAAGRMGADHLVNPSKTDAVKAIGEITSGTMADIVIDAYGQESSVINTCFEFARHNGQMAFFGICLEEAPRLNFNEFFRRELRMVASVGPDLSIDYPFALSMIEKNAVDVSPLITHVMPFDEIQKAFDRAVSREDGVIKIVLEF, via the coding sequence ATGAAATCCGCGAAGATTGTATCCCCCCGGAAGATCGAGGTAACGGAAGATAACATACCCGCTGTCGGCGATGATATGGTTCTCGTGCGTTTACAGAAGGCGGCGCTCTGCGGTTCGGACCTCCCTTATTTCGGCAACAGCTTCAATCCCGCAAGCTACCCGTTTCCGGCGGGATATCCGGGCCACGAGTGCATGGGCGTCGTCGAGGAGTCGAAAAACGGCTTGTATAGGCCGGGTGATCGCGTGATGTATTATCCCCCGCGTCTGGACGCCTTCAAGGAATATCATGTCACCGGTCCCGGACGGCTGCAGAAACTCCCGGCTCACGGCGATACGAACATGCTCCTGATGACGCAGGTTCTCGGTGCAGTCTCCCACTGCGTGTTCAGGCTCGACAGCCCGTATAACAAAAACGTGGTGGTCGTTGGCCTCGGGCCGGTCGGCCTGCTTTTCGTATCTCTCATAAAAAACCTCTCTCCCCGGAGCCTTATCGCCGTCGATATCCTGGATTACCGCCTCGATGCGGCGGGCCGCATGGGGGCCGACCATCTCGTCAATCCGTCGAAAACGGATGCCGTAAAGGCGATCGGGGAGATCACCTCCGGGACCATGGCCGACATCGTCATCGACGCATACGGGCAGGAAAGCTCCGTCATCAATACCTGTTTCGAGTTCGCCCGTCACAACGGCCAGATGGCCTTCTTCGGCATCTGTCTTGAGGAGGCGCCGCGGCTCAACTTCAACGAATTCTTCCGCAGGGAACTGCGGATGGTCGCGTCGGTCGGGCCGGACCTTTCGATCGACTATCCGTTCGCCCTGAGCATGATTGAGAAAAACGCGGTCGATGTTTCCCCGCTCATCACCCATGTGATGCCCTTCGATGAAATCCAGAAGGCCTTCGACAGGGCGGTGAGCAGGGAGGACGGCGTCATTAAGATAGTCTTGGAATTTTAA
- the pth gene encoding aminoacyl-tRNA hydrolase, producing the protein MKIIACLGNPGKKYSNNRHNIGFLLGEAVARIANIPLRKKEFSSTTGAGEMAGQSVLLLFPETFMNNSGVALRAAIDYYRESPENIVVIHDEIELPFAEFRLKFGGGHKGHNGLRSIIRHIGTSDFHRLRFGVGRPPHPEMVVADYVLSDFTVAELLCIEEALPGVLDALTGLIAGL; encoded by the coding sequence ATGAAAATAATCGCCTGCCTCGGCAATCCCGGAAAAAAATACAGCAACAACAGACATAACATCGGATTTCTGCTCGGCGAGGCCGTCGCCCGCATTGCGAATATACCGCTTCGCAAAAAGGAGTTCTCCTCCACCACCGGCGCGGGCGAGATGGCGGGCCAGTCGGTCCTTCTGCTTTTTCCGGAAACCTTTATGAACAACAGCGGCGTCGCGCTTCGCGCCGCGATCGATTATTATCGGGAGAGCCCGGAGAACATCGTCGTCATTCACGACGAGATCGAGCTCCCCTTCGCCGAGTTCAGGCTTAAATTCGGCGGCGGACACAAGGGGCACAACGGGCTGCGTTCCATCATCCGGCACATCGGCACCTCCGACTTCCACCGGTTGCGCTTCGGGGTCGGCAGGCCCCCGCACCCGGAAATGGTGGTGGCGGACTACGTCCTTTCGGATTTCACCGTCGCAGAGCTGCTTTGCATCGAGGAGGCACTGCCCGGCGTTCTCGACGCGCTGACGGGGCTCATCGCCGGCCTCTGA
- a CDS encoding cyclic nucleotide-binding domain-containing protein, with the protein MAPETGKKSVFRAGAYVYVEGDEDSNDIFIVEKGEVGLHGNNDRIKLHKPLVRQGEVFGFTSTLCKRPRMESAIARRDSLIITLKRERFIELVQNNPKVAIKILNYFANELRTYNEMMLSLDPQDDDFIEDETRLFDLARHYRLSGRHDYARHILESCAEQYPGGAHSGEIRSLLAEMRGPDASPSAGLIENGSSGIFRDGQMIFAEFEKGDDLFIIKEGRVKIIKVGGGQEVLLSVLKGGDIFGELAIISNKPRNATAISMGTTTLLSIKKENFAEVLAKSSAIASKIFMAISQRIWFTYIRLESKVYAQPITRIYAFLENKLLEDRVSLKSTGSVTLTFGIDELLRMSGIPVAQSEKAMGTLLDDPNLEFNFGQVSIENPSVLSTKAKFYRSRDHISSWDGDSPSRKEQHRSAAPARRAGAGADPDEGGPPARPAGPLDETGPMDGIERTEPAVRDDAGLKLPSEEINFD; encoded by the coding sequence ATGGCACCGGAAACGGGAAAAAAAAGCGTTTTCAGGGCCGGCGCCTATGTGTACGTTGAGGGCGACGAGGACTCCAACGATATCTTCATCGTCGAGAAGGGGGAGGTCGGCCTTCACGGCAACAACGACCGCATAAAGCTGCACAAACCGCTGGTGCGCCAGGGCGAGGTCTTCGGGTTCACCTCGACGCTCTGCAAACGCCCCAGGATGGAATCGGCGATCGCGCGCAGGGACTCGCTCATCATCACCCTGAAGCGTGAGCGCTTCATCGAACTGGTGCAGAACAACCCGAAGGTCGCGATCAAGATACTGAACTACTTCGCGAACGAGCTGCGCACCTACAACGAGATGATGCTCTCCCTGGACCCCCAGGACGATGACTTCATCGAAGACGAGACCAGGCTCTTCGACCTGGCGCGCCACTATCGTCTCTCGGGCAGGCACGATTACGCGCGGCACATCCTCGAAAGCTGCGCGGAGCAGTACCCCGGCGGGGCGCATTCCGGGGAAATCCGGTCGCTGCTGGCCGAGATGCGCGGACCGGACGCGTCCCCTTCCGCGGGACTCATCGAGAACGGCTCGTCTGGCATATTCCGCGACGGCCAGATGATCTTCGCCGAATTCGAAAAGGGCGATGACCTGTTCATCATCAAGGAAGGAAGGGTGAAGATCATAAAGGTCGGCGGGGGGCAGGAGGTCCTGCTTTCGGTCCTTAAAGGCGGCGACATCTTCGGCGAACTCGCGATCATATCGAACAAACCGCGTAACGCCACCGCCATCAGCATGGGGACGACGACGCTGTTGTCCATCAAGAAAGAAAACTTCGCCGAGGTCCTGGCCAAGTCGTCCGCCATCGCGAGCAAAATATTCATGGCCATCAGCCAGCGCATATGGTTCACCTACATACGCCTCGAATCCAAGGTGTACGCACAGCCCATCACCAGAATCTACGCCTTCCTCGAGAACAAGCTACTCGAAGACCGCGTGTCGCTCAAGAGCACCGGTTCCGTCACACTCACTTTCGGCATCGACGAACTGCTCCGGATGTCGGGCATCCCGGTCGCGCAGAGCGAAAAGGCCATGGGGACACTCCTGGACGATCCGAACCTCGAGTTCAACTTCGGTCAGGTCTCCATCGAGAACCCGAGCGTCCTCTCGACGAAGGCGAAGTTCTACCGGTCGAGGGACCATATCTCATCGTGGGACGGCGACTCGCCATCGAGGAAGGAGCAGCACCGCAGCGCGGCGCCCGCGCGAAGGGCGGGCGCGGGCGCCGACCCGGACGAAGGCGGCCCGCCGGCCCGACCGGCGGGGCCGCTCGATGAGACCGGCCCCATGGACGGCATCGAGCGCACCGAACCGGCCGTGCGCGACGACGCGGGCCTCAAGCTGCCGTCGGAAGAAATCAACTTCGATTGA
- a CDS encoding DJ-1 family glyoxalase III, with product MKILVPLAEGFEEIEAVTILDVLRRAGLSTISASLAGNPVRGSHAIPVTADEPLAGLEPDDFGAIVLPGGMPGSDNLKKSDIVISFIRSIHQRGGITAALCAAPMVLGHAGVLAGKKATCFPGFESEMKGATPTGAPVEVDGTVITGRGPGCAIPFALALVEALAGKTMMRELRDAMQVYWL from the coding sequence ATGAAGATACTCGTTCCCCTCGCCGAGGGATTTGAAGAGATCGAGGCCGTCACCATACTCGATGTTCTGCGCCGGGCCGGGCTCAGCACGATTAGCGCGAGCCTCGCCGGCAATCCGGTTCGCGGATCGCACGCCATTCCCGTTACGGCGGACGAGCCCCTGGCCGGGCTCGAGCCCGACGACTTCGGAGCGATCGTGCTTCCCGGCGGCATGCCCGGAAGCGACAACTTGAAGAAGAGCGATATCGTCATCTCGTTTATACGGAGCATACACCAACGGGGAGGCATCACCGCCGCGCTCTGTGCGGCCCCCATGGTGCTGGGCCACGCCGGCGTACTGGCCGGGAAAAAGGCGACCTGCTTTCCGGGGTTTGAGAGCGAGATGAAGGGTGCGACACCGACCGGCGCCCCCGTCGAGGTGGATGGAACGGTCATTACCGGCAGGGGCCCCGGCTGTGCCATACCCTTCGCACTCGCCCTGGTCGAGGCGCTTGCGGGAAAAACAATGATGAGAGAATTGAGAGACGCCATGCAGGTCTACTGGCTCTGA
- a CDS encoding STAS domain-containing protein yields the protein MRIIPQSIGDISILRIEGSLSNENLQGLEEVVRGLQEKKRSIVLDLFEVGFICSSALSLLLSSTKKSQKDNLHFVIAGLNDDIKKLFAITELDRHLVLFDSLDRATEYLEKNK from the coding sequence ATGAGAATAATACCGCAATCGATCGGCGACATCAGCATCCTGAGGATTGAAGGCTCCCTGTCCAACGAGAACCTGCAGGGCCTCGAGGAGGTGGTGCGCGGGCTCCAGGAGAAAAAGCGAAGCATCGTCCTCGATCTGTTCGAGGTCGGGTTCATCTGCAGTTCGGCTCTGAGCCTGCTACTAAGCTCAACCAAAAAGTCCCAGAAAGATAATCTTCACTTCGTAATAGCGGGCCTCAACGATGACATTAAAAAGCTCTTCGCCATCACCGAGCTCGACAGGCACCTTGTCCTTTTCGACAGCCTGGACAGGGCGACCGAGTATCTCGAAAAAAACAAATAA